One window of Biomphalaria glabrata chromosome 6, xgBioGlab47.1, whole genome shotgun sequence genomic DNA carries:
- the LOC129926762 gene encoding dynein axonemal heavy chain 6-like, whose translation MRDVMWTCIDQWDNIVQRWTEVPFMNLEPEEVTSTTMKYLKTVQMLEKGLPPNDVVSMLKKKVEVMKQRLQVITDMRNPHLKKVFVIACTHSFR comes from the exons ATGAGAGATGTGATGTGGACATGTATCGATCAATGGGACAACATCGTACAAAGATGGACAGAG GTTCCATTCATGAACTTGGAACCAGAGGAGGTGACCTCCACCACTATGAAGTACCTGAAGACGGTTCAGATGCTAGAGAAAGGTCTACCACCCAATGATGTGGTCAGCATGTTGAAGAAGAAAGTTGAAGTTATGAAACAGAGA CTTCAGGTAATAACTGACATGAGAAACCCACAtcttaaaaaagtttttgttattGCATGTACTCACAGCTTCAGGTAA